From one Sparus aurata chromosome 16, fSpaAur1.1, whole genome shotgun sequence genomic stretch:
- the brms1la gene encoding breast cancer metastasis-suppressor 1-like protein-A — MPVHRDREKKDTTAEDMELEEQEQEASSSEEEDSDTSSVSEDGDSSEMDEEDCERRRIECLDEMCNLEKQFTDLKDQLYRERLSQVNSKLTEVEAGRAAEYLEPLAVLLENMQVRTKVAGIYRELCLESVKNKYECETQAASQHWESEKLLLFDTVQSELEEKIRRLEEDRHSIDITSELWNDEVTGRKKRQDALSPDKKRRRPSVVSGPYIVYMLPDLDILEDWTAIRKAVATLGPHRGKSDSDSSAFPFRQDRNRPILNC, encoded by the exons ATGCCGGTGCACCGTGACCGGGAAAAGAAGGATACCACAGCAGAGGACATGGAgttggaggagcaggagcaagAGGCATCCagctcagaggaggaggattctgacacctcctctgtctctgaggATGGAGACAGCTCTG AAATGGATGAGGAGGACTGTGAGCGGAGGAGGATTGAGTGTCTGGATGAAATGTGCAATCTGGAGAAACAGTTCACAGATCTCAAAGACCA gctGTATCGTGAGCGTCTCAGTCAGGTGAACAGCAAGCTTACAGAAGTAGAGGCCGGCCGGGCAGCAGAGTATCTGGAACCTCTGGCAGTACTGCTGGAGAACATGCAGGTCCGCACCAAGGTTGCAG GCATCTACAGAGAGTTGTGTCTGGAGTCTGTGAAGAACAAGTACGAGTGTGAGACCCAGGCAGCAAGCCAACACTGGGAG agtgagaagctgctgctgtttgatacAGTACAGAGTGAACTGGAGGAGAAAATCAGAAGACTTGAGGAAGACCGACACAGCATAGATATTACATCAG AGCTGTGGAACGATGAGGTAACGGGAAGGAAGAAGAGGCAAGATGCTTTGAGTCCAGATAAGAAAAGGAGACGACCTTCAGTGGTGTCTG GCCCGTATATTGTTTATATGCTGCCTGACTTGGACATCCTGGAGGATTGGACAGCAATTAGAAAg GCCGTGGCGACACTGGGTCCCCACAGAGGGAAATCTGACTCTGACAGCTCCGCGTTCCCATTCAGACAAGACAGGAACAGACCTATTCTCAACTgctga